The sequence below is a genomic window from Nicotiana tomentosiformis chromosome 6, ASM39032v3, whole genome shotgun sequence.
cattaccccaaagcttcctctgaaaatccttccaaaaatacccaaattccgagctctcaagtccaaaaacaaaGAATGAATCAAACCATCGAATTTCTCTTTtatgcccaggcgtgaccgcacctgcaacataaatagccgcatctgcgcaaccgcaggtgcgcacgtccaaaccgcacctgcgctttctctcgcttctgcgcaccaCAATCCTCTTCTGCGGAGCCGCTTATGCGCACAAATTCTCCACATCTGCGGAGGCTGCCAAGTCCAGATCTTCTCGCACATGCGCCttcatcttcgcacctgcgcccaaggtccgcaggtgcgattacaccagaacgcAAACCTCTTCACAATCACGGAAACCATCCGAAACTCGTCCCCAATACACCTcgagcccccgggaccccgtccaagcatacaaccaagttccataacctaacacggactcgctcgaggactcaaatcacatcaaacaatgccgaaaataCAGATTgcaccaagaatcgaacttataaatttccaaatcttccaacttctacaactcgtgtcgaaacctatcaaaccaacccggaatgacgtcaaattttgcatacaagtcccaaatgatataaagGAGCTGTGCCAACTCTCAGAATCgtattacgaccccgatatcaaaaagttcactaccgttcaaaatcaccaaaaattcgatttttgccatttcaagcctaaataagatATGGACCTCCAatacacaatccggacatgcccctaattaaaaaatcacccaatgaagctaacgaaaccgacgaaactccattttaGAGTCgttttcacatagttccgactacggtaaaaaattctaagacttaagcttccgttttagggactaagtatcctaaatcactctgaatcatccggtaattgaattcaaccacgcacgcaagtcaatacatataatacgaaGCTTCTTAGAGCCTTAAGTCTccggacgggacttaaattctaaaaatgaccggtcgggtcgttacataaattCTCGCCTAAACGTTTGATTTTATGTGGGTTATAGTGGATAGACATACAAATTCAACTCATTTATTACTCATCCGGTCTACCTTTTAGTTGAGGATTATGCCAAACTATATATTAAGGAAATAGTTCGCATTCGTGGAGTTACGATTTCTATGATCGGACATAGATGCCCAGTTTACAGCTAACTTTTGGAGATCCTTCCAGAAAGGTTTGGGTACACAGATCAATCTTAGCACAACTTTCCATCCGCAAATAGATGGTCAGTCCGATTGCACTATTCGAACGCTTGAGAAAATGTtgcgagcatgtgttctagactGCAAAGGTAGTTGGGAAGATCATCTACCGCTCATGGAGTTTTCTTCGAATAACAGCTACCATTCTAGAATCTGGATGGCACCGTATGAAACCCTATACGGACAGATATGCAGGTCTCCTATTGGTTGGTTCGATGTTGGCGAGATAAAACTATTGGCCCTGATTTGGTGCAACAGGCCGTAGAGAAGGTGAAAGTAATTAAAAATCAATTATTGACTGCTTAGAGATGAAAAAAGTCCTGCTCGAATAACTAGCGTCAAGACTTAGAGTTTGTTGTGGGAGACTAGGTATTCTCGAAGGTGTCGCCTATGAAAGGAATGATGAGGTTTGGTAAGAGAGGCAAGCTTAGCCACTGGTATGCAGGACCATATTCGATTATCAAGAAAATCGACCAAGTAGCTTACAAGCTTGAATTGCTCCTGAAATTAGGAGCAGTTCATCTGGTGTTTCATGTAGCCATGCTTCGTAAGTTATTAGGTGATCCCTCTCGCATTACCCTCATTGAGGATGTCCAGCTCATAGAGGACCTATCCTATGAGGAAATTCCGATAGCTATCCTAGATCACCAACTTCGTAAGTTGCGAACCAAAGAGgtagcttcagttaaagtactttggaggaacaacAATATAAAGGAAATGAACTGGGAAGCCGAAGAGGATATGGAATCCAGATATCCTCATTTGTTTCAGAATACACGAGATAATGTTGAGACGAATATGGAGGGCACAACTCAAAGTACGTCGGATGATGGTTGAAGAATCTTGGGAGTTAGCATACCAttcaacatttgaggacgaatgttcctaaggggagGGGGGGATAATATTATAATCCATACTTTTGACATCGATTGCATACATAAGTTTGTTGAAATTTGGGTCTAGCATATTTTTCACAAGATTGCGCAAGCTGCCAACTTGGTTCGATATCCAGCAGTGATGGATGATGCGAGGTGACCCATTTAGCACCCTTGAGGCGGTGGAGTTCCATTATTTTCTAGAATAGCTATTAAAAGAAGTACAACTCTCTTTCTCTTTCATTCTACACGATTTTTAACAACTTCAAACTCTCCCAAAACACTCCCAAAAATTCTCTCTAAGAGTTCGCATATTATCCAAAGCCAAATCAAAGGCGAATCCAACGAATTTAATGTGAAGGATCTCATGGTCATTCTCTTATCATCTTTCTTCTTGTTGTGATAATTTTGGAGACTCCTTGGAAGCGAAGTAATCTCGAAACTGAGAAAGAGTTTTTGTGCTTGGAGATAATCGCCATAAAATGTTCGAGGATCCATGGAACGTAATTAGCTTCACAAACAATGTATGTAGGGCAATGTTCCTTCTTGCCATGACTTGATGTAAATGTTTCTTTTGAAATAATCTTCATACCGCAAGTTTGAATAGTCCTAAGCCTTCCCTGACAAAAGATTGATCATGTTCTCGTGTCTTTCTTTCAGATGGAATTCATCTGGATTCATGATATCTCTTTTGATCGGTCTTGAACtgacacttatatatatatatatatatatatatatatatatatatatatatatatatttactctAACAAGGCGCACTATTTTACTCTTGGATTCGATTTGTTggttcgggagttggaataggtttgttatgtcatttgaaacttgtgtgcaaaattagagGTCATTTCGAGTTGGTTAGACATGGTTCGGCATGAATTGTGCTGGTTGAAAATTGATTAGttaattaagcttgaattgaggtgctgttgacggccaattttgaccctcccctttaaaattaatttatttatacttaataatttgcaatgtatgttttgaaaataatttcaatcaataatacatattttcacaAAATTAATTAAGCATTagtagttttaaaattaataatttagtattagtattattataattataattataaatatatcatgcttactattttaagattattaataTAAACTTTATATACATCACATAGGATTTATAATTAACTTCATtaattactccttaatttctaaTTAATTAGACTATTATGTTAATAATTTGAAATTGGTGTCGTAATGTAAAAGACAAGGTGTTTTACAAATTAGCAGtctatttgataattataatttttactacattttattgaaaataattaagtttattaaaattaatttcaAGCGGTTAAAGGCTAAAAGTCTATAATTACAATTCTTTAATTAAAGACAAATTGGCCATTTTTAAATTAAAACTAGCCCCCTACATAGGCCCAATCCGGAATTGAACCAGTCCAAACAAGCCCTCCAATCCACCTTGAAAATCCTTGCCATTCCCTTTAAACCAATCAGAGCTTGACACGTCGCCCGTCCGATTCtttcacaaaacaaacacatatCATCTCAACCGTTGATCCATATCATCAACGGATCTAATTTAATCTCCTTTTTGGTCATTTTTAAAAGGGTTGTTGTGTTTTACCTCCGCCATTGGATCTCAAAAATCCAACGGCCATCTATTTTTCCCATTTAAATCATTTATAAATGCATAATTATCAAAATAATCAGAgtcgttgatcaaatgatccaacgaCTCACGTTCCATCTCCCAGTCTTAACTTAGAGATGACCCCCTAAACCCTAATCACTTTCGACCAAATGGCCGCCCTCATTTCCCaattctctctcttttctctcatcccCATCAACACCATCAATCCTAAAATCTTGCAGAAATTTGAGCAAGGTCACAAATCAAGCCCTAAAACATCCATCTTGTCCATGCTAACCGCGAATCTCGCCGATTTCCATTCCATTTCCATTGATTCAATTTGAATCCCAAATCTGAAACCCTAGACCTAAAGTATGCAACCTGAAAATCCATCAATCATTCCTCTGTTCCATCGAGTCGGAGCATGCATGGCTATTATCTTCAGCTTCATCATCATTATTCGTTGTccagaggtcaaacgcagtgacctctGAACATTAGGGTTTGACCACTGGTCCAAAGGCTTCAACGGTCGACCTCTTCATGCTCAGGTAAACTCAACACTGCTTTTCCCCTTTGTTCTTTCTGATTTTACCCGATTATGCTCAGATCATCAACTCATCGGTATGTTCCACTCATAATTTGAATCTGTTGAAACCCTAAGTTATTGAACGACACTATAAATAGGAtcttcaatgctctcacctaacaatCACCAACGACACCTAACATCTGAAGAAATTAATACACAGTATAGTACCATTTAGAAATTTTCAATTGAAGTCTGAGTTCTTActcaatttatgttttcctctctGAGCTTGCTTACTAATTGAAAGTTTGAGTTTTTGGTTTCCCTAACGGCTAAATTAGACATTTGTTCGGTTTTCTGCCGTAAAGGAGGTCAGTATAACCTCAACTTTACTCTTCTTAAATTGTTCGAATTGGCAAGCATGATTCGTTCTATTATGATGTTGTTGACATTGTGCTAATGGCTGACTGTTTCTATTTCATGTGTTTATTAATGGTATATGGTTGATAAATTAATTCTGGAATCATAAGTTGTTGAGATTAGAACTATGTATTGACCTAATGAATATCTGATAACCTATCTCTATTGTTAAGCTTTGAAAATAACTAAAGAGTTCTCAAACAATCCTAATGGCTAGCTTCATATCTCCTCTCATGTTCTATTAAACCTACCATGTCTGTTATACTAATCTGCCTTGTGTATTATTTGCATTTTGTAGTTATTCACTTGATAACCTAGATTTAAATGAAATGTGAACTTGTTTAGTGGTTAAATGAGACTGTCATCTTAGTTTTGGAATACAAATTCATGACATTTAACCTATCTCTTCTTTCTGGCATGCCTATGTGATTTTGTTAACTTTTAGAAGGTCATTGGTCATCTGATTAAACTCATAGTTGTTTGATCATAGTATGTAAACATGTCTTAAGCTGATTAGATTCATGTATCATCTTTGTGTGTATTCTGAAGGTTATCATATACTTGACTTAAGTCATGAGGTTGGGTTAAAACATGTTCATGTGCTGATATTTCATTTGTTGTGCCAAAGTACTGAAATTAGGTTTCACTATACCTGAAATCCCACACTTGGCTGCCTAACAAGATCCTTAATGTAATCACTGCCCTCTACTAAAATTCATGAAGTGACACTGCTAGCCTGATTCTATGAGGATAACATCATAATTCATGTTTGTAATAATATGACTTCTGCTATGTTTCCCATGTGGGTGTTCCCTTGGATACCCTGGACTTATTTGTTCCTCAAAACTTCGGCTTGTCTTTCATAATCATGTACATGTCCACATTTTCCTTAAAACTTCACTAAGCTCACCTTAAATGAACTAGGCCTAACCTGTAAACCTGAGGTGAATCTTCTGTTGCTATTGTTTGAGTATAAGAGCATGCGTTGTTCTGCAATTATATTAGTATCAAGATAAGAGATTTTATAAAGATGTGGTCATGACATTTATTTTAGAATGAGATAGGACTGTTACCCTGAGACTATGTTAATGATCTTTAGAGGTTCTAATTGAAGTTGTTAATCTGTAACCATGTTAATACTCTTTAAAGGTTCTAATTGAAGTTGTAATCTATAACTTTGTTGATACTCTTTAGAAGTTCTAATTGTGGTTGTTAGTCTGTAAATCTACAAATACTTTTTTCAGAGgttttaattgaagttattaacTTACATATCTACTAATATTCTTTAGAAGTTTCCATTGAAATTGTTAACCTCTGTGTATGCTAGAAGATAAGACTTAAGTTAAAACAATCTTTGACTAACCTAATTGAAAGCTATTAAGAGGATGTATCTATGCCCAGGAACTCTACAGGTTTGAACCATACAATTACTCTACTCTTAAGACATATGGTCCAGGTGTTTGGGTTCTTAAAGTAATTTGCCAGTATTATTTCTTTTGTATGCCTAAAGTTATTTTTTGAGCATGCCAAACATGTTATGGTGTTCACAGTGAATCATACACTTAGCTTTGAAAATGTGGATATAATAGTGTGATTGAATGTCTTATGATCCTATGGTATTCTGTATTAAATGTTATAAAAAATGCATATACTTCTATGGTATGGTATCACTGTGGCATGGGGATCTACATTGAATGCCTCGTTGGCACCTAAACCTTTAGGGAAGAGTGAGTGTGAATAGTTAGGGGtgtttgggagtagagtttagtTCTTGATTGAGCTACTCTCCCTTACACAAGCACTGCCctaggccttgagacccttgtgaactttgaagtATCAGGGATCCAAATAATACTTTGGCCATGAATGGAATTCTACCCTTAGCCTCTAATCTATTGACATTTATTACTCCTTTTTAGGCTTAGTGCTTAATGACAACAAAAGGCTTTCATTGTGAATCACTTTATCATCTGTGAGTCTACCCTAGTTTTCATATTTTTGACTGCTATTGATTGCTTTAATTTATCCTAAACCCATACTATTTTATTTCATGTGTAGTTATGTGCATAGAAAAGAATATTTAATGacattcttctttttttttgaacatgtattaCCATTTGACCTGCCGAGTTCTCAAAGAACTTAGGCCCAAGTCCTGTACCTGCGCACATTGGAGTCTGAAGTCACTACTGCATGTTCCCGCTACTTGCTGGTCCTGCTTCTTTTCAGGCCCAAACCAGAGTCTATTCTCTTCCTTTACTGCTTTATTAAAGTTTGTTGTCCTTATTTCCCTCATGTATATAACActtatcatatttaattgaatGTTATTTTATATCTTTGAATTGTGTGGTTAATCTAGGAAAGCCCTAAAAATATAGGATTAAAAGAAGCATTAGACTTAGTAGTAAATAATCTTAACTCATTAAACATTTACACTATTATGTTATTACTATAAATTTCTTATGAGGGTTTTTGACACCAAAACAGCTTTAGCAAAGGACGACAGTCTTCTCTttcaaaagaagaaagaaaagaaacagAACTAGACTTTTAATCGAGCTTttctacaaaaaataaaaatcaaacaaCTGTTGTTGCCCTATCAAAGAGACTTCTAACTATTTTTTCAAAGCTAAAATGAGGTTTGAAAACTAAGATATATCTTAGACCCAATCCTTTACAATACCCTTACTTTAGATTTATAAACAACCACACCATTTAAATACAAAGTGTTTTATAACTTAGCCCCATCTCAAATGTTTTATAAACACAATATTATATACATACTTCAAAATCTTTCTTAAAAGCCTTTTATAAACCTATATTCCTTTTAAAACTACATATCCTCTTTTCAAGTAATAAGCTCTGAATTAGATATACAGTATGCCATATCTTTAACACTAGTTAAGCAGACTAATAAAGGAATtatcttagtaattaaataggtacccaaGTATACCTTTAAATGTTAGGTGGCGACATTCTTTTATCATCAACAgggaaaccacaagttgaatcttgttttgactcgtgcaaaatagaGTGCAACAACAAGGCGACTCTATTGAGGATTTCACatttaggttctgaccttagcagattTAGACTAGAACTAGAATTATTTGTAAACTGCTATAACTGTGTTTAATTTGCAATTGTATGTTTACCTGCCTAACTTGCTCATTATGTACTTATCTGCTTATTATTAAATGTTACTGCTTTATTTATACGCTGTCATCACACTCATTCCTATCGAGTCTTGggcgtacactatcacacacaatggcgtGTGAGGTTTTTCTTTTACACCACTCCGAACCATCTTTCAAAATTATTTAGTTTCAGAGAAtagctttgtcaggtcaactaacATAACTACTAGCAGTATTCAGTTCAACTCAAAATTAGGAAATACTATACTCTAGCAAACATAGGTCATgttgcataaaccttaggtgagtcggtccttggcattgtcacacaattaggaaagccaccctaatgTCAACGGATCATGCACCCATCGACATAACTTTTGTAGAAAGACAAACCAATCATGACGAAACACTTAAGATCTGAAGCAAACACTTATCGAATCCATTTTCTCGAGCCCTTTAAAAATGGAAATTAACAAAAACATCCCCGAGATCAATATGGTGATGGAAGCGCCACGCAAGCTAAAGCAATGGTGGAAGAACATCCGCCGAGAGCATAGAGACAAAATCAGGACACACCTAGGAGCACTGATTATCATGCTAAACATCTGAGCTGAAAAAGTGCTTACTCGCTTGTTGATCGAGTTCTGGGACCCGGCCAAAGTAATGTTCAGGTTCGCTGATTGTGAGTTGATGCCAACATTGGAAGAAGTTACCAGTTTAACGGAGTTGCCATTTACAGGGAGGAAATTGATACTACCAGTCATCATGCCCGGTTACAGGTTTCTTGATGCTTTGGGTCTGGAAAGCAGTCGAGGTTTGAGAAACATCGAAGATGGATGGGTAAGCCTAGAACAATTGTTCGACAGGTTCAGACATTGTAAAATCTATGAATGGTACTTGGGAGAATTTTAGTGTGATCATGCACCGTGGGAAAGTCTCCGACCCATAACCTTCTCTTTGGCATTACTGGGACTGTTTGTTTTCCCGCAAAGAAGAGGACGGAACAATATCTATTTGATGCCTGTTATTTTGGCAACACTCCGGGGCAACCTCCATGCCACTTTGGTATCCATGGTGTTAGCAGAAATTCTTAGAGCTTTGTCTGCATGTTCCCGAGGGTATGACTTCTTCAAGAAATTTAACATGCTGCTTCAAATCTGGGCCACAGAACACTTTTTTCAGCGAGAGGCCATGGTTGACACTTTGTGGGCATTATCAACATAACCCAAATTCACAATGAGAGAATAAGGCATTGGGTATCCCGACACAGACAGGAAGAATTGAGAAAGATGCTGACCAACTTAAGCGGGGAGTGGATCAATTTGAAGATGTCACGGCTGAGCGGAAGGGCAATCCTAAGGACTCCCCTGAAGTATTTTATCGAGTTGATAGGACATGACGTCATCCAGCCATAATCATCCCTACGAGTTCTCAGGCAGTTCGGGTTGATTCATGATGTACCTCTCTGGATGAGGACGACACTATATGAAGACGAATACAATAAGCAGATCCCAATACCAAGGATAAGTAGACTTCAGGAGGAGTGGAATGATCTAGTCACAATGCCAATGGGTTAGATTTCATGGTGCACTCAAGAATATTATGTCTGGATCAATGAAGAAGGAAAGATAGCCCGACCAAGTAGGGAAGGAATAGCCTGGCTGTAGGATGCAGTGGAGGCTTTGCAAATCTATCATGATATCTTGACACACTACCTCGTGACTACCTCCATGCACCGCCAAGTGGTCCCAAGGTCGATAAATCACATGCTACCACATGCCGACGATGATGACCGAGTAGTTGAGTGTATCCAGATTGAGTCTGAGATGGAGCCGGAGAAATATCTAGAGGAAGAACCCGAGTTCAATGTTGATAAAGAAGGATTTGAAGAACACCCAAAGGAAGAAccggaagaaaaagaaaaagagatcgGAAATGATTCTGGGGATGGTTACTAGAAGTTTGTTGATTTCACCCCTTTCCCCACTTTGTATCTTTATCCCAAAATTTCTCATTTCCCTATGGGCAAGTATGTTTGAGCCCGTGTAATTCTATGAATGTTGGAAAAAATGATATAACCTCTACTCCCACCTATTAC
It includes:
- the LOC138893870 gene encoding uncharacterized protein, with protein sequence MKGMMRFGKRGKLSHWYAGPYSIIKKIDQVAYKLELLLKLGAVHLVFHVAMLRKLLGDPSRITLIEDVQLIEDLSYEEIPIAILDHQLRKLRTKEVASVKVLWRNNNIKEMNWEAEEDMESRYPHLFQNTRDNVETNMEGTTQSTSDDG